The uncultured Methanobrevibacter sp. genome includes a region encoding these proteins:
- the priS gene encoding DNA primase catalytic subunit PriS, giving the protein MFSKATLKERRQYYREEWSENDLPEFISTDIKKREFGFDHNGTGPNDRYKVFKGKESLRKFLRYKAPFAAYISVAFYNNPRRREDWLKAEYIFDVDAKDIPIRSCQCDSVCEICLGEALEIVNTLIDTLQTDLGLKDIHLIYSGRGYHIRILDEEMMTAGSELRSEVLKYAAGAEVPKSQFVNPEISNQSFNFEHFSIPVGYSKIFTDKVKFNIQHLVGNEKLDGINPKLMKDIIASRHHLENDDWGYFKRDIGPRRYKNLVEAMARVNLATIDAKVSIDLKRILRLPSSLHSKVSMKCMEVKNRETFDPFSKAVPKFVYERKGV; this is encoded by the coding sequence ATGTTTTCTAAAGCTACACTTAAAGAGCGAAGACAATACTACCGTGAGGAATGGTCCGAAAATGACCTGCCTGAATTCATATCCACCGACATAAAAAAGAGGGAATTCGGTTTTGACCATAACGGCACAGGTCCGAATGACAGATATAAGGTTTTTAAAGGAAAAGAGTCTTTAAGGAAATTTTTAAGATATAAGGCACCATTTGCTGCATATATCTCAGTAGCATTCTATAACAATCCCAGAAGAAGGGAAGACTGGCTAAAAGCAGAGTACATTTTTGATGTAGATGCAAAAGACATTCCAATAAGATCATGTCAATGTGACAGCGTTTGTGAAATATGTTTAGGGGAAGCTTTAGAAATCGTGAATACATTGATTGACACATTACAAACGGATTTGGGTCTTAAAGACATCCATCTAATTTACTCCGGAAGAGGATATCACATCAGGATTTTGGATGAAGAGATGATGACTGCAGGAAGTGAACTCAGATCAGAAGTTTTAAAATATGCTGCTGGTGCTGAAGTTCCAAAATCTCAATTCGTAAACCCTGAAATCTCAAATCAAAGTTTTAATTTTGAGCATTTCTCAATACCGGTCGGATATTCAAAAATATTTACCGACAAGGTCAAATTCAATATTCAACATTTGGTCGGCAATGAAAAATTGGATGGAATCAATCCAAAGCTTATGAAAGATATCATTGCATCAAGACATCACCTAGAAAATGACGATTGGGGATATTTTAAAAGAGATATTGGTCCTAGAAGATATAAAAATTTAGTTGAAGCTATGGCTCGTGTTAATTTAGCTACCATTGATGCTAAAGTATCCATCGATTTAAAAAGAATCTTAAGGCTTCCATCATCACTTCACTCCAAAGTCAGCATGAAATGTATGGAAGTCAAAAACAGAGAGACATTTGATCCGTTCTCAAAAGCGGTTCCGAAATTTGTTTATGAAAGAAAAGGTGTTTGA
- a CDS encoding Na+/H+ antiporter NhaC family protein gives MNINNNMKIGIITAVSVIALFVLSLLITQAPATDNPAAKFGILTLLPPIVAISLAFITKETILSLFVGVFIGEFMLCVNDLNIVSSAVNAFLAIGNEVISCMADPWNAGIILQCLLIGGVIQLITKMGGAKALADSLAKRANTPRKAQLSTWFLGLCVFFDDYANSLIVGPIMRPVMDKLKVSRQKLAFIVDATAAPVAGIAIISTWIGLEISLIASGFKSIGMDVSGFGIFLQTIPYRFYNILILIFIVMSATTLYEFGPMKKAEQEARARKDSEPIKALEAPGFDEIQPVEGVKLTVWNAIIPIGTLVIGALISFYWSGYTTILSGENQALITLMKTAPLSFNGIFEALSASNASVALFQAALLASIVAILMAVLERIMTIEQAISEWVSGMKSIAITGVILLLAWSLGGVIGNVGTADYLAIVLKGTIPYWILPSFIFVLGALISFATGTAYGTMSILMPLTIPLAWAISPDIGFVVTATSGVLTGAIFGDHCSPISDTTILSSMGTSCNHIDHVQTQIYYAIFVAIIAILFGYIPAGFGIAWYICIPVAIIVMYIGLKVIGEKVDFEEIEEESA, from the coding sequence ATGAACATAAATAATAATATGAAAATTGGAATAATAACTGCCGTTTCAGTAATAGCTCTTTTTGTATTATCATTACTAATCACCCAAGCACCTGCAACCGATAATCCAGCAGCAAAATTTGGAATATTAACATTATTACCTCCGATTGTAGCAATCTCATTGGCATTTATTACTAAAGAAACAATATTATCATTGTTTGTCGGAGTTTTCATTGGAGAATTCATGCTTTGTGTGAATGATTTAAACATTGTTAGCAGTGCGGTTAATGCATTTTTAGCAATAGGAAATGAAGTGATTTCATGTATGGCCGACCCGTGGAATGCAGGAATTATTCTTCAATGCTTGCTTATTGGAGGCGTAATCCAGTTAATCACAAAAATGGGTGGTGCAAAAGCTTTAGCAGATTCACTTGCTAAACGCGCCAATACTCCTAGAAAAGCACAACTCAGTACTTGGTTTTTAGGATTATGCGTATTTTTCGACGATTATGCAAATTCATTGATTGTAGGTCCAATTATGAGGCCTGTAATGGATAAACTTAAAGTATCAAGACAAAAATTAGCTTTTATAGTAGATGCAACTGCTGCACCGGTGGCTGGTATTGCAATTATTTCAACATGGATTGGATTGGAAATAAGTTTAATTGCATCCGGTTTTAAATCAATTGGAATGGACGTTAGTGGATTCGGCATATTTTTACAAACAATTCCTTACAGATTCTATAACATCCTAATTTTAATTTTCATTGTCATGTCCGCAACCACATTATATGAATTTGGGCCAATGAAAAAAGCAGAACAAGAGGCACGTGCTAGAAAAGATTCAGAACCAATCAAAGCTCTCGAAGCTCCCGGATTTGATGAAATACAACCTGTTGAAGGAGTTAAATTAACAGTTTGGAATGCAATCATTCCTATAGGAACATTAGTTATAGGAGCATTAATTTCATTTTACTGGAGCGGATACACTACTATTCTAAGTGGAGAAAACCAAGCACTTATCACTTTAATGAAAACTGCCCCATTATCATTCAACGGTATTTTTGAAGCATTATCTGCTTCAAACGCATCTGTTGCATTATTCCAAGCCGCATTACTTGCATCAATTGTAGCTATTTTAATGGCAGTTTTAGAAAGAATAATGACCATAGAACAAGCCATCAGCGAATGGGTTAGTGGTATGAAAAGCATTGCGATTACTGGAGTAATTTTATTACTTGCATGGTCTTTAGGAGGAGTTATCGGAAATGTAGGTACTGCAGATTATCTGGCAATTGTTCTAAAAGGCACCATCCCTTACTGGATTTTACCATCATTCATCTTTGTACTCGGAGCATTGATTTCATTTGCAACAGGTACTGCTTATGGTACAATGAGTATTTTAATGCCATTGACAATTCCTCTTGCATGGGCTATTTCACCAGATATAGGATTCGTTGTTACGGCAACAAGTGGTGTATTGACAGGAGCTATTTTCGGAGATCACTGTTCACCTATTTCAGATACAACAATTCTTTCAAGTATGGGTACCAGCTGTAACCATATTGACCACGTGCAAACACAAATTTACTATGCAATATTTGTAGCAATTATTGCTATTCTATTCGGTTACATTCCAGCAGGATTTGGAATTGCATGGTACATATGTATCCCAGTTGCGATTATAGTGATGTATATCGGATTAAAAGTAATTGGTGAAAAAGTAGACTTTGAAGAGATTGAAGAAGAAAGTGCTTAG